The Cohnella abietis genome has a segment encoding these proteins:
- a CDS encoding anti-sigma factor family protein, whose product MNCEEAGEWFGIYQDLPEYSDERLAVDRHVQQCAECAEEFRIWEESAQLIQDLPVIEIQDESPIALEWVNKNVMNRIYAEQSWYMPAVRRSYSFSFAFRRKVAVVLTALFALFVCGFIYTAFDRSGGSNGSGHSETATAFSISHSFNDSVHLDVPVASLSDPIMLTVTPAMPEYWVALSIIGMIMTLLILNWFTRVRT is encoded by the coding sequence ATGAACTGCGAAGAAGCCGGGGAATGGTTTGGTATTTATCAGGATCTGCCCGAATATTCAGACGAGCGCCTTGCCGTAGATAGGCATGTTCAGCAATGTGCCGAGTGTGCGGAAGAGTTCAGAATATGGGAAGAGAGTGCACAGTTGATTCAAGATTTGCCTGTTATTGAAATACAGGATGAATCTCCCATAGCTTTAGAATGGGTAAATAAGAATGTAATGAATCGAATATACGCAGAGCAAAGCTGGTACATGCCGGCTGTTCGTCGTTCCTACTCCTTCTCCTTTGCTTTCAGAAGGAAGGTTGCTGTTGTTCTTACTGCATTGTTTGCTCTTTTTGTTTGTGGATTTATTTATACAGCGTTTGATCGTTCAGGTGGTTCGAATGGCTCGGGACACTCGGAAACGGCTACTGCTTTTTCGATTAGCCATAGCTTTAACGACAGCGTTCATCTTGATGTTCCTGTTGCCAGTCTTAGTGACCCGATTATGCTTACTGTGACACCTGCCATGCCAGAATATTGGGTTGCCCTCTCGATTATCGGTATGATTATGACGCTGCTTATTTTGAATTGGTTTACGCGTGTTCGAACATGA
- the trpD gene encoding anthranilate phosphoribosyltransferase — protein sequence MNDTLSISLPEVLVKLINGGNLTRDEAFGAMTTIMKGEATQAQIAGTVIALRMKGETVDEITGFAEAMRAFSNHVATENLDLLDTCGTGGSGIHKFNISTVSAVIAASAGVRVAKHGNRAMSGKAGSADVLEALGVNINLTAEQAAICLERTGICFMFAQLFHPALKHAAAPRRELGVRTIFNMLGPLANPANADRQLIGLYDRTRTATVAEVLSRLGLQRAMVVGSYDGLDEISISAPTQVSELRNGEVITYDITPEQLGLSTISLGEVQGGDASENAKIIHRILNGEKSAYRDVVLANAGACIYVAGRADTLTEGVSLAAKTIDSGLAANKLQQWIATTGEVSHVS from the coding sequence ATGAACGACACTCTCTCGATAAGTCTGCCAGAGGTATTGGTTAAGCTAATAAATGGCGGTAATTTAACGCGTGATGAAGCATTCGGAGCGATGACGACAATTATGAAGGGTGAAGCAACACAAGCCCAGATTGCCGGAACAGTTATTGCGCTTAGGATGAAAGGTGAGACGGTCGACGAAATTACTGGCTTCGCTGAAGCGATGCGAGCCTTCTCGAATCATGTTGCCACGGAAAACCTTGATCTACTGGATACATGCGGAACCGGAGGCTCTGGCATTCATAAATTCAATATTTCTACTGTTTCTGCTGTTATTGCTGCATCTGCAGGCGTTCGAGTTGCCAAGCATGGCAATCGGGCAATGTCAGGTAAGGCTGGTAGTGCAGATGTTCTAGAAGCACTGGGTGTGAATATTAATCTGACAGCTGAACAAGCAGCGATCTGTCTGGAGCGTACAGGAATATGCTTTATGTTCGCCCAGTTATTTCATCCTGCACTTAAGCATGCCGCGGCCCCAAGACGTGAGCTAGGCGTTCGTACCATTTTTAATATGCTCGGTCCTTTAGCCAACCCAGCGAATGCTGATCGTCAGCTTATCGGTTTATATGATCGGACTCGTACGGCTACTGTGGCTGAGGTTCTCTCTCGACTTGGTTTGCAGAGAGCGATGGTCGTTGGTAGCTATGACGGCTTGGACGAAATTAGCATTTCTGCGCCAACTCAAGTATCGGAGCTGCGTAATGGGGAAGTTATAACCTACGATATTACACCAGAGCAGCTTGGACTTTCCACTATATCTTTAGGTGAGGTTCAGGGCGGGGATGCCTCTGAAAATGCGAAGATCATTCACAGAATACTTAATGGCGAGAAAAGCGCTTATCGTGACGTCGTGCTTGCGAATGCAGGAGCTTGCATTTACGTTGCCGGAAGAGCGGATACCTTAACTGAAGGTGTTAGCTTGGCTGCAAAAACGATCGATTCCGGACTAGCTGCAAATAAACTACAGCAATGGATTGCTACGACAGGAGAAGTGAGCCATGTTTCTTGA
- a CDS encoding DUF3951 domain-containing protein: MESVLYVIVLISVLIIFVLLGIIIIKVISKRELPTSNYTQFDSITGHTSVEFHEEKEEHEDEDEQGDDKDKFRYKLKKG, translated from the coding sequence ATGGAGTCCGTACTTTACGTTATAGTTTTGATTTCTGTTCTCATTATTTTTGTATTGCTAGGAATTATCATTATTAAGGTGATCAGTAAGAGGGAACTTCCGACCTCTAATTACACTCAATTTGATAGCATAACAGGTCACACATCAGTTGAGTTCCACGAAGAGAAAGAAGAACATGAAGATGAGGATGAGCAGGGTGACGATAAGGATAAGTTTCGATATAAGTTGAAAAAGGGTTAA
- the trpB gene encoding tryptophan synthase subunit beta — protein MSQVPDEHGRFGPFGGKYVPETLMNALIELEEAYLKYKDDPDFLEEVRYLLKQYSGRPTPLYYAERLSQHLGGAKVYLKREDLNHTGAHKINNTIGQAVLAKRMGKKKVIAETGAGQHGVASATVAALMGLECKVFMGEEDTKRQQLNVFRMKLLGSEVIPVMSGTRTLKDACNETLRYWVSHVDDTYYILGSVTGPHPYPMMVRDFQRIIGLETREQIQEAEGRLPDVIVAAVGGGSNAIGIFHPFIEDKDVRLVGVEAAGRGVDTDEHAATMTKGRPGVFQGSMSYVLQDEGGQVLPAHSISAGLDYPGIGPEHAYLKDIKRAEYVPITDKEALDALGILSRMEGIIPALESAHAIAQVLKIAPTMSKDQIIVVNLSGRGDKDVESIMSYLAVEEGQNS, from the coding sequence ATGAGTCAAGTACCTGATGAACACGGACGTTTTGGTCCTTTTGGCGGTAAATATGTTCCAGAAACGTTAATGAACGCGCTAATCGAGCTAGAGGAGGCTTATCTGAAATATAAGGATGATCCTGATTTTCTGGAGGAAGTCCGATATTTGTTGAAGCAGTATTCGGGACGCCCGACTCCGCTGTATTACGCGGAAAGATTATCCCAGCATCTAGGCGGAGCTAAAGTCTATCTCAAGCGCGAGGATCTTAATCATACTGGCGCACATAAAATAAATAATACTATCGGACAAGCGGTACTCGCTAAGCGTATGGGGAAAAAGAAAGTCATCGCCGAAACGGGCGCGGGTCAGCATGGTGTTGCATCGGCTACAGTCGCGGCTCTAATGGGGCTCGAATGCAAGGTTTTCATGGGGGAAGAGGATACGAAGCGTCAGCAATTGAACGTATTCCGCATGAAGCTGCTCGGCTCAGAGGTTATTCCGGTTATGTCAGGTACACGTACATTGAAAGACGCTTGTAACGAAACACTTCGTTACTGGGTTAGCCATGTTGATGATACGTATTACATCCTTGGTTCTGTAACTGGGCCGCATCCTTATCCGATGATGGTTCGTGACTTCCAACGCATTATCGGCTTAGAAACACGAGAGCAAATTCAAGAAGCTGAAGGTCGTTTGCCAGATGTTATCGTGGCAGCGGTTGGAGGCGGAAGTAATGCAATTGGTATTTTCCACCCGTTCATTGAAGATAAGGACGTTCGTCTTGTAGGAGTCGAAGCTGCTGGTCGCGGTGTAGATACAGATGAGCATGCTGCTACAATGACTAAAGGACGCCCGGGAGTATTCCAAGGCTCTATGAGCTATGTTCTTCAGGATGAGGGAGGACAGGTATTGCCGGCTCATTCTATCTCTGCAGGGCTTGACTACCCAGGTATTGGACCAGAACACGCCTACTTGAAAGATATCAAACGTGCGGAATACGTTCCGATTACGGATAAGGAAGCACTAGACGCTCTGGGCATACTCTCACGCATGGAAGGGATCATCCCAGCGCTTGAATCTGCGCATGCAATTGCTCAAGTGCTTAAAATTGCACCAACAATGAGTAAAGACCAAATTATTGTCGTGAATCTTTCTGGACGCGGCGACAAAGACGTAGAGTCTATTATGTCTTATCTAGCAGTTGAGGAGGGGCAAAATTCATGA
- a CDS encoding RNA polymerase sigma factor produces MTDSQLIREIKDGNVEMYSTLMGRYQKKILSFVYHMLKSAKLEILAEDICSETFYKAYRSMHSFREVDASFSTWLYTIARNTVLSELRKQKTAHISLDDSTYIPAAPSEEAPEQRLLRNEKVSMVREAINSLPEKQRSALILREYDGMDYQEIANILGQTVSSVKSLLFRARASVKTQLESYFTEPTMMKEYEEMKLR; encoded by the coding sequence ATGACCGATTCCCAATTAATACGGGAAATCAAAGACGGTAACGTCGAGATGTACTCAACGCTTATGGGGCGTTACCAGAAGAAGATATTATCTTTTGTATACCATATGCTAAAAAGCGCCAAGCTGGAAATATTGGCGGAGGATATTTGCTCGGAAACTTTTTACAAGGCCTATCGAAGCATGCATTCCTTTCGGGAAGTAGACGCGTCCTTTTCGACATGGTTATATACGATTGCACGAAATACGGTTCTCAGTGAGCTGCGTAAGCAGAAGACGGCGCATATTTCACTAGACGACTCCACATACATACCAGCTGCCCCATCAGAAGAAGCACCGGAGCAGCGTCTACTGCGTAATGAGAAGGTTTCTATGGTACGCGAAGCCATTAATAGCTTGCCTGAGAAGCAACGCTCAGCGCTCATTCTCAGGGAATATGATGGCATGGACTACCAAGAAATTGCGAATATTTTGGGACAGACGGTCAGTTCCGTCAAATCGTTGTTGTTTCGGGCAAGGGCGAGTGTGAAAACACAATTAGAATCGTACTTTACCGAACCGACCATGATGAAGGAGTACGAGGAGATGAAGCTGCGATGA
- the hisC gene encoding histidinol-phosphate transaminase — protein sequence MQPKPNIVHLPVYQPGKPVDDVKRELGLDEVIKLASNENPFGSSPKVKEAIARELENISIYPDGAAVELSNALAKHHDVNADQIIFGAGSDEIILMIARAFLVPGDETIMADQTFPQYKHNAQIENAVIIEVPLQAGTHDLPAMLERVTDKTKVIWVCNPNNPTGTINTSEEVEAFLSKVPSHILVVLDEAYCEYVEDPTFPDGLKLLEKYPNVITLRTFSKIYGLASLRIGYGIGRPDVIRSINQVREPFNTSRFGQAAALAALQDEQFIEYCRVQNKQGLAYFNSSFTELGLLAFPAHGNFIMVDVQRPSQEVFDALLRKGIIVRAGHKLYPTYIRITVGSQEQNEKVIAALTAVLQEIAVKV from the coding sequence ATGCAACCGAAACCGAATATTGTTCATTTACCCGTGTATCAGCCAGGTAAGCCTGTTGACGATGTTAAACGCGAATTGGGTCTAGATGAGGTTATTAAGCTGGCATCTAACGAAAATCCATTCGGCAGTTCTCCGAAGGTGAAGGAAGCGATCGCCCGCGAGCTGGAAAATATCAGCATATATCCGGACGGTGCTGCTGTGGAATTATCGAATGCCTTAGCTAAGCATCATGATGTGAATGCGGATCAAATTATTTTCGGAGCGGGCTCCGATGAAATCATTCTAATGATCGCTCGTGCGTTTCTTGTGCCTGGTGACGAGACGATTATGGCTGATCAAACCTTCCCGCAATACAAGCATAATGCACAAATCGAAAATGCGGTTATTATTGAAGTTCCATTGCAAGCGGGTACGCACGATTTGCCTGCGATGCTTGAGCGTGTAACCGACAAAACTAAAGTCATATGGGTATGTAATCCGAACAACCCAACAGGAACAATTAATACTTCGGAAGAGGTTGAAGCGTTCCTATCTAAAGTTCCAAGCCATATTCTCGTTGTATTGGACGAAGCATATTGTGAATATGTCGAGGATCCGACATTTCCTGATGGCTTAAAGCTATTGGAGAAATATCCGAATGTAATAACTTTGCGCACTTTTTCGAAAATATATGGGCTTGCATCGCTGCGTATTGGCTATGGTATCGGTCGCCCCGATGTTATTCGTAGCATCAATCAGGTTAGAGAGCCCTTCAATACGTCAAGATTCGGCCAAGCGGCAGCTTTGGCAGCTTTGCAGGACGAGCAATTCATTGAATACTGTCGTGTACAGAACAAACAGGGCTTAGCTTATTTCAACAGCTCCTTCACAGAGCTGGGGCTTCTAGCTTTTCCTGCACACGGTAATTTCATTATGGTTGACGTTCAGAGACCTAGTCAGGAAGTATTCGACGCTTTGCTCCGCAAGGGCATTATCGTTAGAGCTGGACATAAGCTATACCCGACGTACATCCGCATTACAGTTGGAAGCCAAGAGCAGAACGAGAAGGTTATCGCCGCACTGACTGCCGTGCTGCAAGAAATCGCGGTAAAGGTGTGA
- the trpC gene encoding indole-3-glycerol phosphate synthase TrpC — protein sequence MFLDRIVATKHEEVSALKQTLQIGQAERTIADLAPALGFERALSGRNRPVGLIAEVKKASPSKGLIRPDFHPVSLAQAYEEAGTDCISVLTDKDYFQGSNEYLKQIREKVRVPLLRKDFTIDERQIYEARLIGADAILLIAAILTKSQLSSFYTLAKDLGLDVLVEVHNRPELETVLDIGKATLIGVNNRDLKTFVTDLKVTEQLIGLMPKGIVAVSESAISTTEDVAFVREAGAQAVLIGEHFMRQPNIQQAVNDLLGPVTNEGTTR from the coding sequence ATGTTTCTTGATCGCATTGTCGCTACCAAGCATGAAGAGGTAAGCGCGCTTAAACAAACGTTGCAAATCGGCCAAGCTGAGAGAACAATTGCCGACCTTGCTCCAGCCCTCGGGTTTGAGAGAGCATTGAGCGGGCGTAATCGCCCAGTTGGATTAATTGCGGAAGTGAAGAAAGCAAGTCCATCTAAGGGACTCATTCGTCCGGATTTTCATCCGGTTAGCTTAGCACAAGCCTATGAAGAAGCAGGGACGGATTGCATTTCTGTACTGACGGATAAGGATTATTTTCAAGGCAGCAACGAGTATCTTAAGCAAATTCGTGAAAAAGTAAGAGTACCTTTGCTGCGCAAGGACTTTACTATCGACGAACGGCAAATCTACGAAGCTCGGCTTATTGGAGCAGATGCGATTCTTCTCATTGCTGCGATTCTGACAAAAAGCCAGCTGTCTTCGTTCTATACGCTAGCTAAGGATTTGGGGTTGGACGTGTTAGTGGAGGTTCATAATCGTCCTGAGCTGGAAACTGTTTTAGATATAGGCAAAGCAACACTCATTGGGGTCAACAACCGAGATCTGAAGACGTTCGTTACCGACCTCAAAGTGACTGAGCAACTAATTGGACTTATGCCCAAAGGAATTGTCGCGGTTAGCGAGAGCGCTATTTCCACAACAGAAGATGTTGCATTCGTTCGTGAAGCAGGTGCGCAGGCAGTTCTTATTGGAGAACATTTTATGCGTCAGCCGAACATTCAACAAGCGGTAAATGACCTTCTCGGTCCAGTAACGAACGAAGGAACAACGAGATGA
- a CDS encoding prephenate dehydrogenase, which produces MSGDFSDFTGSDKGTNIKIAIFGVGLIGGSLALCFKGKPGFEVVGHSVNPASAEKYVARGVVDWATTSIAEAAKDADFLFLCVPVGRLEDYVDELSQLPLKPGCIISDVGSTKASVVRHAGKLSLQGAVFIGGHPMAGSERSGVEAASLHLLENAFYVLTPTDATPVEAVNKLEQLLKWTKAHIVKTDAVQHDDIVGAISHLPHMIAVALVNQIAGYNETNELYQMLAAGGFRDITRIAASDPLIWRDILLNNREVMLKLIEDWQGEMERFSALLEQGDGDGVAEQFRKAGHFRSQLPERRKGMITSIYECYMDVPDHPGIIGKIATELGQAKINLSNLQIIESREDVPGILRLSFRQQDDLDKAISLLTSLNYSVHF; this is translated from the coding sequence ATGAGCGGAGACTTTAGCGACTTTACAGGTTCGGATAAAGGCACAAACATTAAAATCGCCATTTTTGGAGTTGGCCTCATTGGTGGCTCTTTGGCGCTTTGCTTCAAAGGAAAGCCGGGTTTTGAAGTTGTCGGTCATTCGGTTAACCCTGCATCTGCGGAAAAGTACGTAGCTCGAGGAGTCGTGGACTGGGCAACAACCTCGATTGCAGAAGCTGCGAAGGATGCCGATTTTCTGTTTCTTTGCGTTCCAGTAGGACGGTTGGAGGATTATGTTGATGAGCTATCTCAGCTTCCTCTAAAGCCTGGATGCATCATTAGCGATGTAGGCAGCACTAAAGCTTCTGTTGTCCGTCATGCGGGCAAGCTGTCGCTTCAGGGAGCTGTATTTATCGGTGGGCACCCGATGGCGGGCTCAGAGCGCTCCGGTGTGGAGGCTGCCAGCTTGCATCTGCTGGAAAATGCTTTCTATGTACTTACGCCAACTGATGCTACACCTGTTGAGGCAGTGAATAAGCTAGAGCAGCTTCTGAAGTGGACAAAAGCCCATATCGTTAAGACGGATGCAGTCCAGCACGATGATATCGTAGGCGCGATAAGTCACTTGCCTCATATGATAGCAGTTGCACTTGTGAATCAAATTGCTGGCTACAACGAAACTAACGAGCTCTATCAAATGCTGGCAGCTGGCGGTTTCCGTGATATTACTCGGATCGCGGCCAGTGACCCTTTGATTTGGAGAGATATTCTCCTTAACAATCGTGAAGTGATGCTTAAGCTCATTGAGGATTGGCAGGGGGAGATGGAACGTTTTTCTGCTTTATTGGAGCAGGGAGATGGTGATGGAGTAGCCGAGCAATTCCGCAAGGCGGGTCATTTCCGCAGCCAGCTTCCAGAGAGGCGCAAGGGTATGATCACTTCTATATATGAATGTTATATGGATGTGCCTGATCATCCTGGTATAATCGGTAAAATCGCTACAGAGCTTGGTCAAGCTAAGATTAATCTAAGTAATCTTCAAATTATCGAGAGTAGAGAAGATGTACCGGGAATTCTCCGGTTATCCTTTCGCCAGCAAGATGATTTGGATAAAGCGATTAGCTTGTTGACTTCGTTGAATTACTCTGTTCATTTCTAA
- a CDS encoding histidine phosphatase family protein — translation MTLATRIGWVRHGITEWNQLGKIQGVTDIPLSLEGIQQARLLAERLLLDKEQWNGIYCSDLTRAYETGEIIAERLGIPLLQDVRLRERSFGEAEGTTEAERLSRWGTEWRRLVPDQESDDTIRARGHEFVNELIAKHQGEAWLVVTHGSFLGRMLQSLCTGLDDSHLRNVSLTVLEKQPQGWQPMIHNCTRHLNDATIKSNL, via the coding sequence ATGACATTAGCTACACGAATTGGATGGGTACGTCACGGGATTACAGAATGGAATCAATTGGGCAAAATCCAGGGCGTAACCGATATCCCACTTAGTTTAGAAGGAATACAGCAAGCCCGTCTGCTTGCAGAACGCTTGCTGCTCGATAAGGAACAATGGAATGGGATTTACTGCAGTGATCTGACTCGGGCGTATGAGACAGGGGAAATTATTGCAGAGAGATTAGGTATTCCTCTCCTCCAGGATGTGAGGCTAAGAGAGCGCTCATTCGGAGAAGCAGAAGGAACGACGGAAGCAGAAAGATTGTCTCGCTGGGGTACTGAATGGAGACGTTTGGTTCCTGATCAGGAATCTGATGATACTATCAGGGCTCGTGGACATGAATTTGTAAATGAGCTTATTGCAAAGCATCAAGGTGAGGCTTGGCTTGTCGTAACGCATGGTAGTTTTCTAGGTAGAATGCTGCAATCGCTTTGTACGGGCCTCGATGATTCTCATTTACGGAATGTATCCTTGACTGTTTTAGAGAAACAACCACAAGGCTGGCAACCGATGATTCATAATTGTACAAGGCACCTCAATGATGCCACTATAAAGTCCAATCTGTAA
- the trpE gene encoding anthranilate synthase component I — protein MDQQELQEIKAMAGKYNVIPVVRRLLADTETPIRVFQHLSKDKYAFLLESVEGGVKWARYSFIGTDPFLLLKLKKNNLTLEQNGKTESFHTTEPLQLLREKLRSYRSPAIPELPPFTGGAIGFFGYDLLQYYEKKLPPHPTDDLNMDDMQFMFCDRVIVFDHFKQQVLVIGNVHIAEGATDADIEKSYADTCNIIAETIRRIQQPLPIQPSRGTPPHDPELGEVSSNLTKQQFLDNVNQAKEYIRSGDIFQVVLSQRFHIETEVDPLHVYRVLRTMNPSPYMYVLKLDDEVIVGTSPELLVKVDDGKVETRPIAGTRPRGKTPEEDLAFEKELLADEKERAEHVMLVDLGRNDLGRVSTFGTVKCDSYMEVERYSHVMHIVSNVTGQLRPDKDFYDAFLSCLPAGTVSGAPKLRAMEIIAELENEARGAYAGAIGYLGFSGNLNTCITIRTIIFKHGKAYVQAGAGIVWDSVPENEYEETVNKAKGMLKAIRSAEAAFSTPNSHQSKVNEFPVVVAGDRRTNLDYD, from the coding sequence ATGGATCAGCAGGAGCTACAGGAAATTAAAGCAATGGCAGGAAAGTATAACGTCATTCCGGTCGTCCGCAGATTACTGGCTGATACGGAGACGCCAATCCGCGTATTCCAGCATCTAAGCAAGGACAAGTATGCATTTCTCCTTGAGAGCGTTGAGGGTGGTGTGAAATGGGCGCGGTATTCCTTTATTGGGACGGACCCATTCCTCCTGTTGAAGCTAAAAAAGAACAATCTAACATTGGAGCAGAACGGGAAGACAGAGTCCTTCCACACAACCGAGCCGCTCCAATTGCTGCGTGAAAAGCTTCGCTCGTATCGCAGTCCGGCAATACCAGAGCTACCCCCTTTTACAGGCGGGGCAATTGGATTTTTCGGGTACGATCTACTGCAATATTATGAGAAAAAGCTTCCGCCGCATCCAACAGACGATCTGAACATGGATGATATGCAATTTATGTTTTGCGATCGTGTTATCGTATTTGACCACTTCAAGCAGCAGGTGCTTGTAATCGGGAATGTTCACATTGCCGAGGGAGCGACAGATGCGGATATCGAGAAGTCGTATGCTGATACGTGTAACATTATTGCTGAGACCATTCGTCGCATTCAACAGCCGCTTCCGATCCAGCCATCTAGAGGCACACCACCGCACGATCCGGAGCTGGGTGAAGTTTCTTCTAATCTTACCAAGCAACAGTTTTTAGATAATGTGAACCAAGCTAAGGAGTATATTCGCTCCGGGGACATTTTCCAAGTGGTGCTTTCCCAACGGTTTCATATTGAGACAGAGGTTGACCCGCTGCACGTGTATCGTGTGCTGAGGACGATGAATCCATCTCCCTATATGTATGTGTTAAAGCTGGATGATGAGGTTATTGTAGGCACATCTCCTGAGCTACTGGTCAAGGTAGACGATGGCAAGGTGGAAACCCGGCCAATCGCAGGCACAAGACCTCGTGGTAAAACACCAGAAGAGGATCTTGCCTTTGAAAAAGAGCTGCTAGCCGATGAGAAAGAGCGTGCGGAACACGTTATGCTAGTCGACTTGGGTCGCAATGATCTGGGCAGAGTGTCTACATTCGGTACAGTGAAATGTGACAGCTATATGGAAGTAGAACGGTACTCCCACGTCATGCACATCGTATCGAATGTGACTGGTCAGCTGAGACCGGATAAGGACTTCTACGATGCATTTCTCTCATGCCTCCCAGCAGGTACGGTATCTGGCGCTCCAAAGCTTCGTGCCATGGAGATCATTGCTGAATTAGAAAATGAAGCAAGAGGAGCATATGCAGGAGCTATCGGATATCTTGGGTTTTCTGGCAACTTAAATACATGTATCACCATTCGGACGATTATTTTCAAGCATGGCAAAGCTTACGTACAAGCAGGAGCGGGAATCGTATGGGATTCCGTGCCTGAGAATGAATATGAAGAAACGGTCAACAAGGCCAAGGGTATGCTTAAAGCTATTCGTTCTGCGGAAGCAGCATTTTCAACACCTAATTCTCATCAGAGCAAAGTGAATGAGTTTCCAGTTGTTGTTGCCGGTGATCGTCGCACGAATTTGGACTATGATTAA
- the trpA gene encoding tryptophan synthase subunit alpha translates to MSTQTGPNAIDVVFAELKAKGETALMPFMTMGDPDLETSVALVQAAEAAGAHMIELGVPYSDPLADGPVIQRASERALKNKISLTDCMTVASKARQLGVKMPFILFSYFNPALQLGLERFFDLLKEHGFSGVIIPDLPLEEDSEARALAEASGIHLIPLVAPTSEARIERIASQAKGFVYCVSSLGVTGVRSTFHEGIDSFLSTVRRAASVPICVGFGISSRDHAERFAGQCDGVIVGSAIVRQVEDALPLLTSSNEVERKQGLQAVQDFIAGLKPRATII, encoded by the coding sequence ATGAGTACCCAAACTGGTCCTAATGCAATAGATGTCGTCTTCGCTGAGTTAAAAGCCAAAGGCGAAACGGCGCTTATGCCTTTCATGACGATGGGCGATCCTGATCTGGAAACATCGGTTGCCTTAGTTCAAGCGGCGGAAGCAGCTGGAGCTCATATGATTGAGCTTGGTGTACCTTACTCTGATCCGCTTGCAGATGGCCCCGTCATTCAGCGTGCCTCTGAGCGAGCGCTCAAGAACAAAATCAGTCTAACGGACTGTATGACTGTGGCTTCTAAAGCGAGACAGCTTGGAGTCAAAATGCCTTTTATTTTGTTCAGCTACTTTAACCCAGCCTTGCAGCTTGGTTTGGAACGGTTTTTTGATTTATTGAAGGAGCATGGCTTCAGTGGGGTAATCATTCCGGATTTACCTCTCGAAGAAGATTCAGAAGCTCGCGCCCTGGCGGAAGCAAGTGGCATTCATTTAATTCCTCTCGTGGCTCCGACTTCTGAAGCACGTATCGAGCGAATCGCCTCTCAAGCCAAAGGATTTGTTTATTGCGTATCATCGCTAGGAGTAACGGGAGTTCGCTCTACCTTTCATGAGGGAATTGATTCCTTCTTGAGCACAGTTCGCAGAGCAGCCTCTGTTCCAATCTGTGTCGGCTTCGGCATCTCCTCCCGGGACCATGCGGAGCGCTTTGCAGGGCAATGTGACGGAGTTATCGTTGGAAGTGCAATTGTTCGTCAGGTTGAAGATGCGTTGCCGCTACTAACCTCCTCCAATGAGGTGGAACGCAAGCAAGGGCTTCAAGCTGTCCAAGATTTTATCGCTGGATTAAAGCCGAGGGCAACTATCATTTAA
- a CDS encoding phosphoribosylanthranilate isomerase, which produces MTKQQAPQVKICGIKEEATLQGMSGLAVDYIGFMFAKSRRQLTIEQAGKLIPFSKSIPMAKGKPPLTVGVFVNPTMEQLEETLVAVPLDVVQLHGDETPEFSREVGERFKVEVWRALPVTEEAGPPSAWTGAERLAAYKGAVTTILLDTAGGGTGKTFHWDVIPSYQEAARSHGLRLFIAGGLNPDNVDQLITTYHPDGADISSGVETDGVKDNSKIAAFVERVRSS; this is translated from the coding sequence ATGACGAAACAACAAGCACCTCAGGTAAAAATATGCGGAATTAAGGAAGAAGCGACATTGCAGGGGATGAGTGGACTTGCAGTGGATTATATAGGCTTTATGTTCGCTAAAAGCCGCAGGCAGCTCACAATTGAGCAAGCAGGCAAGCTTATTCCGTTCTCTAAGTCGATTCCGATGGCTAAGGGAAAGCCTCCTTTAACCGTAGGGGTGTTCGTTAACCCAACGATGGAGCAGTTAGAGGAGACGTTAGTGGCTGTTCCGCTTGATGTTGTCCAGCTGCATGGTGATGAGACGCCTGAATTCAGTCGTGAGGTAGGAGAGCGCTTTAAGGTGGAGGTGTGGCGTGCGTTGCCAGTAACCGAGGAAGCGGGTCCTCCTAGCGCATGGACGGGCGCAGAACGTCTTGCTGCATACAAGGGTGCAGTGACCACTATACTGCTCGATACGGCCGGTGGCGGCACGGGAAAGACATTTCACTGGGACGTTATTCCTTCCTATCAGGAAGCAGCGCGTAGCCATGGCTTGCGATTGTTCATCGCAGGTGGGCTTAATCCAGATAATGTAGATCAGTTAATAACAACCTACCATCCAGATGGTGCCGATATTTCTAGCGGCGTGGAAACTGACGGGGTTAAAGATAATAGTAAAATCGCTGCATTCGTAGAAAGGGTGAGAAGCTCATGA